One genomic window of Centropristis striata isolate RG_2023a ecotype Rhode Island chromosome 20, C.striata_1.0, whole genome shotgun sequence includes the following:
- the LOC131993070 gene encoding uncharacterized protein LOC131993070, which yields MAAALFRRGAGLCVTCIHRELCRVVWRPQAALYSSKSSDRKQPRKTHIKKAKPQPAVDVAKLLEQIFSQQRPGTAPPAGKVRPAKASSLFTKPPPTSSVRVSASNAPPFSKTEPAVSVFPAASSLKHADADTSTETAALQYQPSTETIETKVETAAEPIELTESPLSAYIEENNAETSPFPAATVEPFIETTVEPPIESIISPAETLEVIGAVVEGPVESTIDAPTEETQASGVVDVTHTAKEERLIETAIESQIETSNFPVETRGTRAAVAEGPVKTTIDVTVDVAAQKVETKSTESGVVDISHTTTVEPTLEKVEPSFEARTSHAAVVECAIDATVESHAEVAETNNFLQTAEEEPLLETTIDASVEASTLPLETLESRAAVAESSVETTIEAEAETAQTAHTSSTDLSHCAKEEPLIETGIESPVEANHFSVETLETRADAVEGPVEPTIDVTVDVEVQKVETTSTDSGVICITKEEPLIEATIEAAVDAPVPGGTIETEAAENLSHTALIQNAIESAPLPLKNEPIVESDEGVNRSEEMTLESVTLLEDKVLVASLEIDELLQTKSFLDEKAEKQLQELLVQTETGVENEAAAETECSSEDESEILIDVLSKWDSLSKDLKELEGESGMLLKELSWLAPAVLFKPPGTSSATDPPVGVEGECVLVEEKVTEAESMTLESITLANVKAEVGSLEAEVLQEARNALEKEADVFAEKEKMEVTPTVEDVSSFEDTAEADILTLDSISETTEAEMSVMQEAMFGSEQGLTQPLQKAEHPDESTGLEAENEPREQQEVSVIEAMSLESVTLAEVEASLGSLENKSLSETADYLEKEAEIVAGGKRTEVEEIAVSEETAEALEVESLFLPEADVLAEDLQMDALMEELLFSGPGHMTEGSNGQEIVRADISDETVSTTSVDVDTAPAVSDDFPASPALKEELLEEKVEKEEKGAQAEALGNEDGTGTHADLEPVQRLFLDKIREYKNMHRLNGGLLEAEPDYEKYLLEETAKLQRLYGGGDLNSFPQFTFIDPEMDQDSK from the exons ATGGCTGCTGCATTGTTCAGAAGAGGAGCAGGATTATGTGTGACA TGTATTCACAGGGAGTTGTGCAGAGTGGTGTGGAGGCCACAAGCTGCACTTTACAGCTCCAAATCATCCGACAGAAAACAACCACGCAAGACACACATCA AGAAAGCCAAACCTCAGCCAGCAGTGGATGTTGCGAAACTCCTGGAGCAAATCTTCTCCCAGCAGAGGCCAGgcacagcgccccctgctggaaaaG TTCGACCTGCCAAAGCCTCCTCCTTGTTTACCAAacctcctcccacctcctcagTGAGGGTCTCCGCCTCAAATGCTCCTCCTTTTTCAAAGACAGAACCAGCAGTGTCTGTCTTTCCTGCTGCTTCTAGTCTAAAGCATGCTGATGCTGATACAAGCACAGAAACAGCTGCATTACAGTACCAACCCTCAACTGAAACAATAGAAACCAAAGTAGAAACTGCTGCAGAGCCAATTGAACTCACAGAATCACCCTTGTCTGCCTACATTGAGGAGAATAACGCAGAGACTTCACCTTTTCCAGCTGCTACAGTAGAACCCTTCATAGAAACTACAGTAGAACCACCAATAGAGTCTATCATATCTCCTGCAGAAACACTAGAAGTTATAGGTGCTGTTGTTGAAGGTCCAGTAGAGTCTACAATAGATGCTCCAACTGAAGAAACTCAGGCCTCAGGAGTGGTTGATGTCACTCACACTGCCAAAGAAGAACGCTTAATAGAAACTGCAATAGAATCGCAAATAGAAACCAGCAATTTTCCTGTGGAAACACGAGGAACTAGAGCTGCTGTTGCTGAGGGTCCAGTAAAGACTACGATAGATGTCACAGTAGatgtagcagctcagaaagtagAAACCAAAAGCACAGAATCAGGAGTGGTTGACATTTCACACACTACAACAGTAGAACCTACATTAGAAAAAGTTGAACCGTCATTCGAGGCCAGAACCTCCCACGCTGCTGTTGTTGAATGTGCCATAGATGCAACAGTAGAATCTCATGCTGAAGTGGCAGAAACCAACAACTTCTTGCAGACTGCTGAAGAAGAACCCTTATTAGAAACTACAATAGATGCATCAGTAGAGGCCAGCACCCTTCCTCTGGAAACACTAGAAAGTAGAGCTGCTGTGGCTGAAAGTTCAGTAGAAACTACAATAGAAGCTGAAGCAGAAACAGCTCAGACTGCACACACCAGCAGTACAGACCTTTCACACTGTGCCAAAGAAGAACCCTTAATAGAAACTGGAATAGAATCACCAGTAGAAGCCAACCATTTTTCTGTAGAAACACTAGAAACTAGAGCTGATGCTGTTGAGGGTCCAGTAGAGCCTACAATAGATGTCACAGTAGATGTAGAAGTGCAGAAAGTAGAAACCACCAGCACAGACTCAGGAGTTATTTGCATTACCAAAGAAGAACCTTTAATAGAAGCTACAATAGAAGCAGCAGTAGATGCTCCTGTTCCTGGAGGTACAATAGAAACAGAAGCAGCTGAAAACCTCTCACACACTGCCTTAATCCAAAATGCAATAGAATCTGCACCTTTGCCTTTAAAAAACGAACCCATAGTAGAATCAGACGAGGGAGTAAACAGGTCTGAAGAAATGACTTTAGAGTCAGTAACACTCCTCGAAGACAAGGTTCTGGTCGCGTCTTTAGAAATCGATGAGCTCCTGCAAACAAAATCTTTCCTCGAtgaaaaagcagagaaacagctCCAGGAGTTGTTGGTCCAGACGGAGACTGGAGTCGAGAACGAGGCTGCAGCTGAAACGGAGTGTTCAAGCGAAGATGAAAGCGAGATTTTAATTGACGTTCTTTCAAAATGGGATTCTCTGTCCAAAGATCTTAAAGAGTTAGAGGGAGAAAGTGGCATGTTGTTGAAAGAGCTTTCATGGCTTGCTCCTGCAGTGCTTTTTAAACCGCCTGGCACAAGTTCAGCTACAGATCCACCTGTAGGAGTAGAGGGAGAGTGTGTGCTGGTTGAGGAGAAGGTAACCGAAGCAGAGTCAATGACGCTGGAGTCGATAACTTTAGCAAACGTGAAGGCTGAAGTTGGAAGTCTTGAAGCCGAAGTTCTGCAAGAAGCTAGGAATGCACTCGAGAAAGAAGCTGATGTATTTGCAGAAAAGGAGAAGATGGAAGTTACTCCCACGGTGGAGGATGTTTCTAGTTTTGAGGACACAGCAGAGGCAGACATTTTAACACTAGATTCTATTTCTGAAACCACCGAAGCCGAGATGTCTGTTATGCAGGAGGCCATGTTCGGTTCTGAACAAGGACTGACACAGCCTCTTCAGAAAGCAGAGCACCCGGATGAATCGACTGGTCTGGAAGCAGAAAACGAGCCCAGAGAGCAGCAAGAAGTGAGCGTGATAGAGGCCATGAGTCTGGAGTCTGTGACTCTGGCTGAAGTTGAGGCCTCCCTGGGATCTCTGGAGAACAAGTCTCTGAGTGAAACCGCAGATTACCTGGAGAAGGAAGCGGAAATTGTTGCCGGAGGGAAGAGGACGGAGGTAGAGGAAATAGCGGTGTCTGAAGAGACGGCTGAGGCTCTGGAGGTCGAGTCTCTGTTTCTGCCTGAAGCTGACGTACTGGCTGAAGATCTGCAGATGGACGCACTGATGGAGGAGCTGCTGTTCTCTGGGCCTGGGCACATGACAGAAGGCTCGAATGGCCAGGAAATTGTAAGAGCAGATATTTCTGATG aaactGTTTCCACCACTTCAGTCGATGTTGATACAGCGCCTGCAGTGTCGGATGATTTTCCAGCTTCTCCTGCTCTGaaggaggagctgctggaggagaaagtggagaaagaggagaagggaGCACAGGCTGAAGCTTTGGGGAATGAAGATGGTACTGGGACACATGCAG atTTAGAGCCAGTACAAAGACTCTTCCTGGACAAGATCagagaatataaaaacatgcacag GTTGAATGGAGGACTTTTGGAGGCGGAGCCAGACTATGAAAAATACCTGTTAGAGGAGACTGCAAAGCTCCAGAGACTTTATGGAGGAGGAGACCTGAACAGCTTCCCTCAGTTCACCTTCATCG ATCCCGAAATGGACCAGGACTCCAAATGA